The Pseudanabaena sp. PCC 6802 genomic interval ATGGCCGAATACCCGTTCATATCCTCGTATCGTGCGTAATGCTCGTCGCCGAACACTTTGAGGGATATCTCTGGACCTTTCGACTGGCCGAATCTCAGGATTTCACCAAATATCGCGCTCATTTCATTACTCCTTATTTTATTTTGGCGTCGCCCCTGAACGCTGATCCATTTGCTGCGTTCGTTCCTCGATTTTTCGTATTCTGACCTCGTCGGATTCAGTCGCGTGCCGCTCCACGCCAGGCGGTGGGGGCGATGTTACGGAAATGCCTGTTGTTTCAAATCTGCCTCCGACAACCCGGGCGTAGCAGAACAAACCCAGCGAGTCGTCGTAGATGGCTGGAAATCCCTCTGGCGTTTCATACGTTGCGTAAAATTCGGTGCCTCTGACGATCAGGTCGACATCTGAACCGTTAGCCTGTCCTAGAGAAGCCTTTTCGCCGAACACACCTACCATGCGACGGTCATTCATACTTCTATTACGCCTCCTATGGGAGATCCAAATTAATTAATGGCACGTGATGTCCAACTAAATGTTTCGCAATATTAAAAATCGCAAAAGCATTTTAAGAATTATTAGAGCACAGCAGGCAAGTATTTGGTAGAAAAGCGAGAAAAAATTAACGTAACTCGTTCCCGCAGCGGTTCTATCAAGTCTATATCATTACAAGATGTCCATTAACATAGTTGGTTGATGTGGCGATCGCCTGACGAATCATGCTTTGGATTGCAGTTTTACCTCCAGAGCCTGACCGATCTCAATCACTCGTGCCATGTTAGCCGAAGCATATTCCGTCGCTTCATAGCGCTGGATTTGCTGCTCTTTAAGCCCCAATCGCTCCGCCAACTCCTTTTGACTTAGTTTAGCTGCAATACGAGCTTTAATTAGAGCAAGGGGTAACGCCTCTATAGAATCAAGACTAAAGACGAGTGGCTCGTCAGCAGGACGGTTAGTCAGCGCTTCGTACTCCACAATTTCTGCTTTCAGATCCTCGCACTGACTTTCCAGAGCCGTCATCTGGGCTTGCCACAGCAGCAAATTTTCCTGCTTTTTGTCTTCAGGATATCTAGCTAGCTCTGCTAATGCCTGCTCGAATTTCTGTACCTGCGCCTTGGTGATGCGGTATCGAGCGCTTTCCGAATCGTATACTTATGGACATGATGCAATCTAAGCTGGACATCAAGCTATTGGGATGTTTTGCCCTGACCTATGGAGATACCCCCATAGCGGAACTTTCCAGTGGGCGATCGCAAGCCTTATTGGCATATCTGGTCTTGCATCGCCAAACTGCCCAACCCCGCCAGCGCATCGCTTTTTCCCTGTGGCCGGAATCAACAGACGAGCAAGCCAGGGCGAATCTCCGCAAGGAGTTAAGTCGGTTGCGCCATGCTTTGCCAAACCCAGACGAATTCCTGCACGTAGATGCAAAAATGCTGCAATGGTTGCCCCATGGTAACTTTACGCTGGATGTGGCGGGGTTTGAAGCAACTGTGCGGGCGGCAGAGCAAGCCCCCGATCGCAATACCGCCCGCGATCGCTTAGAACAGGCGATCGCGCTATACCAGGGAGACGTATTACCCGATCTCACAGATGAGTGGGTATTACCAGAGCGCGCGCGCTTGCAGCAAATGTACATGCAGGCACTAGAGCGACTGGTAAACCTGACGGAAGCACAACGCGACTACCGGGTGGCACTAACCCATGCCCAACAGATGTTACGAGTCGATCCGCTCAATGAAGCCGCCTATGTCAACTTAATGCGATTGTATGAGTTGCAGGGCGATCGCGCCAAAGCTTTGCAGGTCTACCATCAGTGCATGACCGTGTTGCGCGAAGAGCTGGGAGTCGATCCCAGCGTTGCCACGCGCAAGCTGTACGAACAGATCCTGATAGAAGAAGATGCACCCAAGCAGGTGGGCGTGACATCCCGCAGCAGCTTGTCCGTCCCTTCACCTTTACTGCCTTCGCGATCGCTAGCATTATCCCCATTAATAGGACGCGAGTCAGAGTGGGCGTATATGCAGGAGTGGGCAGGCGCGATCCTGTCTGGGAAGAGCGGTGCGAATAGTGGCAGTACGTTTGCGGGTGCAGTATCCCAAGTACTATTGCTATTGGGAGAACCGGGAATTGGCAAAACGCGCTTGCTAGAGGAATTGCAAATACTAGCGCAGCAAGAGAGCGCTCTAGTAGTTTGGGGGCAAAGCTTTGCGGCGGAGATAATGCGCCCCTATGGCATCTGGATTGATGCATTTTAACAGCCCGGTTACGTCAGCACAGATGCTGTCATACAGCGGCTCGCGTTTGGCGGAAATCGGGCGAGACATGGCACGGGCAGAAGCTTTGTTCCTGGAGGCACAGGCACAGGCAACGAGAGTAGGGTTGGAGCTTTGCGATATTTACAGCGGGTTGGGAATCGTACACCGTCACTACGGTCGCTATTCCGAAGCGCGATCGCTACTCCAGCAATCATTGCGACTAGTACGAGCAGAGCAAGACCATTGGCGCGAGTGTACGTACCTCAGCTATCTGGCGATGACGGAATTGGAAGGCGGCGATCCATTGGCAGCTTTGCCTTACTGCGATCGGATCTTGCTAGTTGCCGATAAAATCAAAGGTGAAGGGAGCGAGGCAGCGATTGCCAATGCACTGGCGGCGTTAGTTCGCTATCGGTTGCAGTATCCCAATGCGGCGGCGGAGTTAGCGCAGGCGATCGCCACTTTGCAACAAGTCGATGCCAAGCGCATTCTAGCTTATGCTCTGATTGGAGCAGCGGCAGTCGATCTGCAATGCGATCGCTTGGAATTGGCGGTACGTCGAGCTGAATCTGCCTTGGAGAACGCGCAAATCATCAATCATCCTGGTGAGATTGCCCTCGCATGGGCAATTCTGGTACAGGGATTGTTAGGATTAGGAGAAATAGAACGAGCGAAAGTACAATTTGCAGCAGGTTATCCAACTCTCGATCGCCAAAATTTGAGCTTGCTTGCCCAAACCGCAGTCGATCGAGTACTAAACCAAATTCAAGATAGCAATACAGGATGACGCGCTACAGTTAGCGCCTAAAGGAGGTCAATATGTCGCTGGTAATTGTAGAAACCCTGGCAGATTCGCCGCTCGTCCCCGAAGAACCAACTGAAACCGATTTGCGGGTTTTGGGCTGTTTGACAGAACGTCAGTCAACATGGCGTTATTCGTTACTATCTCACGATCGCCTGCGTATGATTTGCACGTTTGATGCGCCCGATGTGGAATCCGTGCGAGAGTCTTACCGCAAAGGTGGTGGAGTATTTACGCGCATGTGGGCAGGCGAACCGATCGAACCAGAAGGGGTGCAACCACAAAGGAATACCAGCACTCTGAAAGTAGCTGAGGCTACCTTCCCAAATGGCTTTACGCAAGCAGAGTGGGATGCAGGAACTCGACGTGCGCTACCCTGCTACGCCGAACGTGGGTCAGAGTTCATCCAATCCTACTTGTCCCTCGATCGCACCCGCCTTATTTGCGAGTTCAATCCCCCCGATGCGGAGGTGATTCGCCAAACTCGCTACAAGCTAGGCATTCCCTGCGATCGCGTCTGGTCGGCAATGGTAATCTCACCTTAGGAGCAAGCTCATGACAGATTGGTATAACGAGGATCTTGCCTATATCCATGATGTTGGCTATAGAGATTACGCGCTGAAGTCTATGCCGGGGATTCTAGAAATCTTGCAACACGACAACATCTCAACTGGGTTAATTATAGATTTGGGGTGTGGTAGCGGACTCTCCACCGAAATCCTAGATCGGAATGGCTATCAGGTGCTAGGTATTGATATTTCCGGTGCAATGATTGAAATTGCCAAGACCAGAGTGTCAGCGGCTGAATTTCGCGTGGAATCGCTTTTTACCGCAGAAATCCCACCCTGTGCTGCGGTAATTTCCATTGGGGAATGTTTGAATTATCTATTCGATGCTAATTCCGATGCAATCCTGGATGCGTTGTTTCACCGTATCTATAATGCCCTACCCATTGGTGGTACGTTTATCTTTGATGCCGTTATACCTGGGCAAGTGCGCCCAGGAGAAATCGTGAAAAGCTTTACAGAAGGTCAGGATTGGATTGTCCTCTTAGAGAAGCAAGAGGATTTAGAGCAACAAATTCTTACTCGTCGCATTATTACCCTGAGACAGGTCGGCGACCTCTATCGCCGCACCGATGAAGTGCATCGCCAGCGATTATTCAACGCACAGCTATTATCTGAAGCCTTGGGCAAAATCGGATTTCAAGTGGAAATGCGCGATCGCTACGGGCAGTTTAGCCTGCCACCTGCCCGCGTTGCCTTCATTGCCCGCAAACCAACAGGAATTATGTAAAGCGATCGCGCGGTGCAACTATTGCAAGAGCAACTAAGGGCGACAACCAGACAAAGCTGAAAAGTGGAAAGGGGCGATCGCCCAATCCCACCACTTGCATTCTGACTACTGCCATGTGGCAGTGACAAACTTGAAAGTATCCCTGATAATGGTAATACCTATATTCTGGAGGAGAATCTATGGCTCCAGTTATTTCCGAAAAAGTCCGTTGGACGATCGCCGATTTAGAAGGTTTTCCCGATAACGGCAATTGTTACGAGATTATTAATGGAGAACTGTTTGTGACCCGCGCTCCACACTTAGACCATCAGGATATTATCGGTTTAATTTATGCAGCATTACTACAATGGTCACTTTCAAGCGGGTTGGGTAAACCTTTTATCGCACCAGGCATTATATTTTCTGAATCTGACGCGGTGATTCCCGATCTAATTTGGATTAGCCATGAACGGCGATCGCAATTAACTGATAGTTCGGGTCATCTGACAGATGCTCCAGAACTGATTGTTGAAGTTTTGTCTGATACTGAAAAAGATAAAAAACGCGATCGCGAAACTAAATTAAAACTATATTCTGTTGAAGGAGTATTTGAGTATTGGATTGTCGATCGCCAACAACAAGCGATCGAAGTTTATCGACGAGAGAATGGCATTCTCAAGAAAGCTATGACTTGGTTTAAGGCAGATCGGATCGTGAGTCCACTATTGCCGGGATTTAGTTGCGAAGTAGCATCTCTATTTTAAAAGAACGGATAAAGTTAGCAACCAGTCAAAGCAGTAAAAGAGATATTTTAATTTATAAAAATAGCCCGTAAACCGATTTTAAGTTAGGGATCGGTAAAGGATCGCTTTGGGGACGGTTTCGGATCGGTGCGATCGATATTCTGACAAGTACACGACTTGGAAGGTTATTCAAGCCGAGGACAGAATGTCAGATGAGTCTAAGCAGGCATAAGCACCTCCAATACCTGAGCTATAGAACGTCCGTTGGCAAACAAGCCATGAGCCAACTCCAGTAGTTGAGCAAGCGCTTCACGCGAGAGGGAATGGAGCTTCTGCCCGATGGTTTGCGTTCCCTTAGCAAACGAAAAACTTTCCGATTTTCCGCCCGAGCCCGTTACGCGTTGGAGCAAAGACTGCGCTAGACAACATAAACGCAAGTGGCGTTTGACCGCTTGCTGGTTGCGTACCTGAGCCGCTTCCAATCCTGTAACTTGCTTGCAGAACTCATGAAAGACTTCACAAGACCAGCGATAGTTCCAAGTTTCCATGATGCGCGTGCTTTCCCAATGTTGGGCATCCGTGAGTAAAAAGCGCGGGGCATCACCCAAGTCCGACTGCTCGTGTACAATGACCAAACGCTTGCGTCCATAGCGTTTCAGCCGTATCACTTTCGTAAATGCCCACATGGTCTTACTTTGACCATTACGACAGGCGATCGTCACAGCCCGAAAGCTCTGAGGATGCTGAGACCGTAACAGGGTGGCGACAGCATCAACTCGTTGCCACTGGTTATCCCAAAGGATATGTCGCGATGATTCAATTTCGCTGACCCAGTGCTTGCCCTTACTTTCAATCAAACGCGTCAACTCCAGGGTCAATACGCCGTTGTCAAAAGCATAGTGGGCGTTGGGGAACTGTCCCTCTGTTTCCAGTTGTTCCACGAGGTCTCGCACGATTTCCGTGCGTTTACGATACTCCAGCCGATTGCTCTGGTAGCTGATTAACTCGCTCAGACGCGCCATTACCTGCCCCATCTCCGTGTAACTCTGTTGTGCGCTCATCTGCAAATATGCTTTCTCTGCCTCCTGCCAATTCGGTGGTTGCACTACCACGTCTAACCCATCGATATACTCCCGATTGGAGATTACTGCAGTCACCACTGTTTGGTAGTTGCTCATGCGATGCTCTACATAATCGTAACTGCGTTTGACTCCAAAGATTTCTTTGCCCCGTTCGTGATGTGCCAACGTCCAATCCAGGCTGATTACCTCTTTCCCCTTGCCTTGATGCTCCGATGATAATGTCTCCCGATGCTTTTGCATTAACTCTTCGCTATCCCACCCTGCCTCAAACACTGCCTCGTGCATTGCCCGTCGGCTCACGGCTTCTCCCTCTGGCCACACTATTTGGCTGTGGATCCCTTGTAATGTCTTGTTGGGACTTAGAATCAAACCATTGACATATCGACTGACGTGGTTAAATCCCTCTTCGCGACAAAACACGCTGCGATATGCCTGCATCCCTTTAGCTATGGTTGGTGCTACTCCTACCAGGCTGAAAAAAGGTAATAACATTGGCAAAACAAGGCTTTTTCGTCGTTTATTCCTTCATCTTAGCCTTTTGTTGCCCTTTTTAGACCTTACCTGCTTAACCTTCCAAGTCGTGCAAGTAGATGCTGCCACCAATGGAACACCAGTCTACTACGCGATCGATTGTGCCCACGCCACCCATTTTGCTGGGGTACTGACCCCTGGTGAATCCTGGGATGACGTTGTTTCCCAATGCGGGACATCTCGTACATATGGCCTCCCATATCTATATCCGCACCGGGCGCTATCACGATGCCGTCTTGTCCAATCAACGGGGCATCAAGGCAGACAATGCCTACCTGGCTCAAACCCCAGCGCAGGGGATTTATCCGCTCGCCTATAAGCCCCACAATCACCACTTCCTCTGGTTTGCAGCGCTGATGACCGGCCAAAGTAAGATTGCTTTAGAAGCCGCCGAACAAACCGCCAACGTCGATCCTAAACTGATGGTAGAAGGGGAGCTAGCCGGAGCCTTGCAGCACTATTCACTGATTCCCCTGTTTACCCGACTGCGGTTCGGCCAGTGGGATGAAATTTTAGCAGCATCGGCACCAAAACTTCCCTATCCCAAAGGCATCTGGCACTATGCGCGGGGCAAGGCATTTCTGAGCAAGGGACAAACAACTCAAGCAGTTTGGGAGCTTAAACAGTTGCAGGCGATCGCTGCCAACCCCACCCTTAAAGATCTCAAAATCTGGGGCTTTAACAGCACCGCCAGTGTCCTGGACATTGCCGCAACCGTGCTATCTGGCGAACTAGAGGCTCAAGCGGGGCAATATGAGAAGGCGATCTCCCATCTACAAACTGCCGTTAAACTTGAAGATGCGTTGGTTTACACGGAACCAGCAGACTGGTATCAATCCACCCGTCAGGTACTGGCACGAGTATTGCTCAAGGCAGGAAAGGCAAGGGAAGCGGAACAAGTCTATCGAGCCGATCTGAAAATCTATCCTGAAAATGGGTGGTCTTTGTACGGTTTGTCGCAAAGCCTGAAAACTCAAGGCAAAATAACAGAGGCGCGATCGCTCCAAACTCGATTCCAAGCAGCTTGGAAGTACGCCGATATTCCGTTAACGGTCGCACGGTTTTAATCCACAAACAGGTTAGGGAATTACGGTTAAATAATGTCCAAGTTGGTATAACGCTTTAGAGCTTCTTGAAATATCTGGCAACCGGCCACAGTCCAAAGCCTGCCTTTTCATAGGTGCGGCGTGCTGGGGCATGGCCGGGATCGCTTCCAGTTTCAACCATTGCAATAGACATGCCAGCGTCTTTCATCCAAGCAAGCGCAAATTCTATCAAAGCGCTTCCAGTGCCTTGACCTTGAAAGTCCGGATCGACAGCAACCATGTAGATTTCACCCATACTGTCCTCTAAGTGTAGTTTCACGACTACAAAGCCCGCAATAGAATTTGCATCGATCGCAACCCACACATTAGTATCTTCCGCAGTGCAGACATCCTCAACCGCTTTTTGCTGGCTCGCATGCCAACCATCGGGATAGAATGCGCGGTACACGTCTGCATCCATCGAGTTCTGAATCGATTTAAACACCGGAGTCCATGCTCGAAGTGAAAGACGAACAACGGCATCAAGGTGCTGAGGTTTGTACGATTCAATTTGCATTTCAGTATGAACCCCAGAATAAATCAGAATTATAGCTGATGAAGTCTAACAACTTTTATCTCCAAGGAGCATCTACTATGCCTCTAAAAATCGCAATTCCACTGCTTAATCGCATCTAAGTAAAGCTTCATGTCGTGGTCTTCTATTGCATCTAACCGACCTCCACCGTTTTTCTCAACCATTTCACGAAAAGATGTGAATGTGCCATCAACCGAATCAAGAAAACGGAACCACAGCCCAGGATCGTTATACAGTTTCTTCTCTTCTGAAATATATAGAAACGAACCAACATGACTGTAGCTCATAATGCGAGATGGTAATCGGGTAACTATATCATTATTGTTTTGAAAACGAAAAAAACGATATTTCGCCTCTACATTGAAGATTCGAGATGTTTCAAGAGTCATGGCGCGTGGCTGCCCAAAAGTATACGTCGATATGAAAGGCAAATCCATATGGATGAGTCTTGCCGCAGCAATAGTCGCCATAGCGCCTCCCAAGCTGTGACCTGTTAAAAAGAGAGGTCGTTTTTTTCGATCTTTCAAAGTTTTGTACTTCTCAAATAATTCTTGCCAAACATCGCTGACCGAATTCCAGAAACCACGATGAAACTCCCCAAATATGGCTCTTTCAGGAAACATATTCAAGTTGTCTAACCAATCAGTAATTTCATCAGTACCTCGGAAAGCAAAGCAAAGATAGTTTTCATGTTCTATTAATGCTGCTTGGGCACTGTTTTTAGAAACACCGAAAATCTCAATAAAATTTTCATCTTCTTCCTTTAAATTTTTAAGGATTTTAACTTCGTCTGGAGCAGGATTGTTGTCTGACTCCCTGGTGTAAATTTGTCCAGCAATTCTTGCCATCCAATAAGCATTAGGTTTACTCAGAGCCGTTGTGTATTGTTCTACATTATTCATGAATTTTTCCTGGAATTAAAAAAGCCATTGAGGCAGAAAGCTCATATCCTTCATTTAAGGTTATACGCAGTCCGCTCTAAAAATAGTCATTATGCAGAAGATTTCTATTCAATCTCCTCATTTTAAGGAAATATACAGGTAGTTTTTCGATCGCTGCTTCGATTACAGAAACGATTACAGAAAGTCGTTCCTCTAAAAAAGTGTTGTTTGTTATTCGTGCCTGAAAAAGTAAAAAGTTTTGTTTATTTCTCACAAAAGTGCCTCTTACCGCTCTAGCATTTATCTTTGTTAGGATTTGTCTAGTAATTGTTAAGGTGCATATGAACTCTGCCACCGATTTAGCTGACCTGCGTATCTACGACACCACGCTGCGCGATGGCGCACAGTGCGAAGGGCTGTCCCTCTCTGTCGAAGATAAGGTGAATATTGCCCACAAGCTAGATCGACTCGGTATTCCCTTTATTGAAGGGGGCTGGCCGGGGGCAAATCCCAAAGATGGTGAATTTTTTCGCCGCATCCAGGAGCAGCCACTGATGCAGGCGGAGGTTGTAGCATTCTGCTCCACGCGGCGACCCGGGATCGTAGCTAATGAAGATCCCATGCTAGTGCCAATTGTGGCGGCTTCTACGCGCTGGATTACGGTATTTGGGAAATCCTGGGACTTGCACGTCACGGAAGGGCTGCGTACCACCCTGACGGAAAATCTGGAGATGATCGCAGATACGATCGCCTACCTCAAACAACGCGATCGCCGCATCGTCTACGATGCCGAACACTGGTTCGATGGCTACAAGCACAATCGCGAATATGCCATCTCTACGCTCAAAGCTGCCGTCGATGCGGGCGCAGAATGGCTGGTGCTGTGCGATACCAACGGCGGCACGCTGCCGGACGAAGTGGGAGCGATTACCAGGGCGGTGAAAACCTGGGCAGAGGCATATGGCGATCGCGTCCAAATAGGCATTCACACCCATAACGATTCTGGTGTGGCCATCGCTAATGCGCTTGCCGCCGTACAAAATGGGGCAACGATGGTGCAGGGGACGATCAACGGCTATGGCGAACGCTGCGGTAATGCCAATCTCTGTACGTTAATTCCCAACCTGCAATTAAAAATGGGGCGATCGTGCATTGCCCCCAGCCAACTGCAACTATTGACAGAAGTGTCGCGCCAGATTAGCGAGATCGTGAATTTGGCACCGGACGATCGCGCGCCCTTTGTAGGACTCTCCGCCTTTGCCCATAAGGGAGGCATTCATGTCAGTGCCGTGCAGCGCAATCCCATCACCTACGAGCATATATCGCCCGAAAGCATCGGCAATCGGCGGCGCATTGTCATTTCCGAGCAAGCGGGCTTGAGTAACGTGCTATCCAAGGCTGAGTCGTGCGGCATTAAGCTGCAAAAGGACGATCCCGCCTGCCGTCAGATTCTGCAACGCATGAAGGACTTAGAGCAAGTGGGTTACCAATTTGAAGCGGCGGAAGCCAGTTTCGAGCTACTGATGCGCGATGCCATCGGCGATCGCCCTTGTTTCTTTAAGCTGAATGGATTTCAAGTCCACTGCGATACCTATTGCGATGAATACTCCTGCGGTGCCGTCAGCGCCCTAGCTACAGTCAAGATTACGGTCAAGGGCGAGCAAAAACTGACGGCTTCGGAGGGCAACGGGCCGGTCTCGGCGCTGGATTCGGCTCTGCGCAAGGCGTTAGTGGATTTTTATCCCGCGATCGCTACCTTCTATCTCACTGACTACAAAGTGCGGATTCTCAACAGCAATGCCGCCACCTCTGCCAAGACTCGCGTTTTGATCGAATCGAGCAACGGTTCGCAGCGCTGGACGACCGTTGGCGTGTCGGGCAATATTATCGATGCGTCTTACCAGGCTTTAGTAGAAGGATTGGAATACGGTCTGATGTTAGCGGGTTTGCATAATCCTGTGAGTGCGGTAAAATGCCCTGATTAAGGAAATTTCCAGAAAACAAAATCTCTGTAGGGGCAGGTTTAGCCCAAATCCAATGGTTATAGTCTGGAATTTACTCCAAAACCTGCCCCTAAACTAGGGGTATGTTTTCTCTCAGAAATCTCCTATGCCTAAATTCAACATGCGCCAGTTTTCGAGGCGATCTCTCAATACATGGACGATCCTAATAGCCAGCCCAATTCCTACGAGAAAGCCCTAACCGACATTACAGAAGATTTAGCGAATCTCCGTGCCAATTTGCTGGGTAAGCTGGGGCGCGAGATTATCAGTCTGCAAACTCAGAAAAGCGAGCTGACCGAAGACATTCAAAAGCTGCAAGCACAGAGAAAAGAAGTTGAGGTGCAACTGATCGCCGAGCAGGGTTTAAGCGCACAGGACATACAACGGCAGCAGTGGATCGAACAACTGGCTCAGTCCATTGCGGTACATCTGAGAGCCGAAGTAGATGCCAGCAATGCCCAGTCGATGCAGCGACACTCGGATACGATCGAACGTTTGACTGTAGATCTAGACAATACGTTGCAAGTGGTGTTTCAGTCCTTGCAGCGAGATATCGAAACCTATCAAAATGACTGGGAGCGCCAGATGCAGCGCATGCACGGTCAGCGGCAACAGGCCGAGCTATTACTCGCTGCCCTGATCGAACGCATAGACCAGCAGTTGGAACGCGCTAAAGCCCTGGAGCAAGACGCAAGCGATCGCAGCCATATGGCTCTCCCCGCCGAAGTACAGGGGGGACAACAGACACAACCTATTATCTATGTCTCAGCATCTCCTCCTCCTAGCG includes:
- a CDS encoding GNAT family N-acetyltransferase → MQIESYKPQHLDAVVRLSLRAWTPVFKSIQNSMDADVYRAFYPDGWHASQQKAVEDVCTAEDTNVWVAIDANSIAGFVVVKLHLEDSMGEIYMVAVDPDFQGQGTGSALIEFALAWMKDAGMSIAMVETGSDPGHAPARRTYEKAGFGLWPVARYFKKL
- a CDS encoding transposase; this encodes MLLPFFSLVGVAPTIAKGMQAYRSVFCREEGFNHVSRYVNGLILSPNKTLQGIHSQIVWPEGEAVSRRAMHEAVFEAGWDSEELMQKHRETLSSEHQGKGKEVISLDWTLAHHERGKEIFGVKRSYDYVEHRMSNYQTVVTAVISNREYIDGLDVVVQPPNWQEAEKAYLQMSAQQSYTEMGQVMARLSELISYQSNRLEYRKRTEIVRDLVEQLETEGQFPNAHYAFDNGVLTLELTRLIESKGKHWVSEIESSRHILWDNQWQRVDAVATLLRSQHPQSFRAVTIACRNGQSKTMWAFTKVIRLKRYGRKRLVIVHEQSDLGDAPRFLLTDAQHWESTRIMETWNYRWSCEVFHEFCKQVTGLEAAQVRNQQAVKRHLRLCCLAQSLLQRVTGSGGKSESFSFAKGTQTIGQKLHSLSREALAQLLELAHGLFANGRSIAQVLEVLMPA
- a CDS encoding BTAD domain-containing putative transcriptional regulator, whose protein sequence is MMQSKLDIKLLGCFALTYGDTPIAELSSGRSQALLAYLVLHRQTAQPRQRIAFSLWPESTDEQARANLRKELSRLRHALPNPDEFLHVDAKMLQWLPHGNFTLDVAGFEATVRAAEQAPDRNTARDRLEQAIALYQGDVLPDLTDEWVLPERARLQQMYMQALERLVNLTEAQRDYRVALTHAQQMLRVDPLNEAAYVNLMRLYELQGDRAKALQVYHQCMTVLREELGVDPSVATRKLYEQILIEEDAPKQVGVTSRSSLSVPSPLLPSRSLALSPLIGRESEWAYMQEWAGAILSGKSGANSGSTFAGAVSQVLLLLGEPGIGKTRLLEELQILAQQESALVVWGQSFAAEIMRPYGIWIDAF
- a CDS encoding helix-turn-helix domain-containing protein, coding for MLLWQAQMTALESQCEDLKAEIVEYEALTNRPADEPLVFSLDSIEALPLALIKARIAAKLSQKELAERLGLKEQQIQRYEATEYASANMARVIEIGQALEVKLQSKA
- a CDS encoding nickel-binding protein, translated to MSLVIVETLADSPLVPEEPTETDLRVLGCLTERQSTWRYSLLSHDRLRMICTFDAPDVESVRESYRKGGGVFTRMWAGEPIEPEGVQPQRNTSTLKVAEATFPNGFTQAEWDAGTRRALPCYAERGSEFIQSYLSLDRTRLICEFNPPDAEVIRQTRYKLGIPCDRVWSAMVISP
- a CDS encoding Uma2 family endonuclease; the encoded protein is MAPVISEKVRWTIADLEGFPDNGNCYEIINGELFVTRAPHLDHQDIIGLIYAALLQWSLSSGLGKPFIAPGIIFSESDAVIPDLIWISHERRSQLTDSSGHLTDAPELIVEVLSDTEKDKKRDRETKLKLYSVEGVFEYWIVDRQQQAIEVYRRENGILKKAMTWFKADRIVSPLLPGFSCEVASLF
- a CDS encoding tetratricopeptide repeat protein, translated to MTLFPNAGHLVHMASHIYIRTGRYHDAVLSNQRGIKADNAYLAQTPAQGIYPLAYKPHNHHFLWFAALMTGQSKIALEAAEQTANVDPKLMVEGELAGALQHYSLIPLFTRLRFGQWDEILAASAPKLPYPKGIWHYARGKAFLSKGQTTQAVWELKQLQAIAANPTLKDLKIWGFNSTASVLDIAATVLSGELEAQAGQYEKAISHLQTAVKLEDALVYTEPADWYQSTRQVLARVLLKAGKAREAEQVYRADLKIYPENGWSLYGLSQSLKTQGKITEARSLQTRFQAAWKYADIPLTVARF
- a CDS encoding class I SAM-dependent methyltransferase; this translates as MTDWYNEDLAYIHDVGYRDYALKSMPGILEILQHDNISTGLIIDLGCGSGLSTEILDRNGYQVLGIDISGAMIEIAKTRVSAAEFRVESLFTAEIPPCAAVISIGECLNYLFDANSDAILDALFHRIYNALPIGGTFIFDAVIPGQVRPGEIVKSFTEGQDWIVLLEKQEDLEQQILTRRIITLRQVGDLYRRTDEVHRQRLFNAQLLSEALGKIGFQVEMRDRYGQFSLPPARVAFIARKPTGIM
- a CDS encoding tetratricopeptide repeat protein, with the protein product MASGLMHFNSPVTSAQMLSYSGSRLAEIGRDMARAEALFLEAQAQATRVGLELCDIYSGLGIVHRHYGRYSEARSLLQQSLRLVRAEQDHWRECTYLSYLAMTELEGGDPLAALPYCDRILLVADKIKGEGSEAAIANALAALVRYRLQYPNAAAELAQAIATLQQVDAKRILAYALIGAAAVDLQCDRLELAVRRAESALENAQIINHPGEIALAWAILVQGLLGLGEIERAKVQFAAGYPTLDRQNLSLLAQTAVDRVLNQIQDSNTG
- the cimA gene encoding citramalate synthase, producing MNSATDLADLRIYDTTLRDGAQCEGLSLSVEDKVNIAHKLDRLGIPFIEGGWPGANPKDGEFFRRIQEQPLMQAEVVAFCSTRRPGIVANEDPMLVPIVAASTRWITVFGKSWDLHVTEGLRTTLTENLEMIADTIAYLKQRDRRIVYDAEHWFDGYKHNREYAISTLKAAVDAGAEWLVLCDTNGGTLPDEVGAITRAVKTWAEAYGDRVQIGIHTHNDSGVAIANALAAVQNGATMVQGTINGYGERCGNANLCTLIPNLQLKMGRSCIAPSQLQLLTEVSRQISEIVNLAPDDRAPFVGLSAFAHKGGIHVSAVQRNPITYEHISPESIGNRRRIVISEQAGLSNVLSKAESCGIKLQKDDPACRQILQRMKDLEQVGYQFEAAEASFELLMRDAIGDRPCFFKLNGFQVHCDTYCDEYSCGAVSALATVKITVKGEQKLTASEGNGPVSALDSALRKALVDFYPAIATFYLTDYKVRILNSNAATSAKTRVLIESSNGSQRWTTVGVSGNIIDASYQALVEGLEYGLMLAGLHNPVSAVKCPD
- a CDS encoding lipase family protein; the encoded protein is MNNVEQYTTALSKPNAYWMARIAGQIYTRESDNNPAPDEVKILKNLKEEDENFIEIFGVSKNSAQAALIEHENYLCFAFRGTDEITDWLDNLNMFPERAIFGEFHRGFWNSVSDVWQELFEKYKTLKDRKKRPLFLTGHSLGGAMATIAAARLIHMDLPFISTYTFGQPRAMTLETSRIFNVEAKYRFFRFQNNNDIVTRLPSRIMSYSHVGSFLYISEEKKLYNDPGLWFRFLDSVDGTFTSFREMVEKNGGGRLDAIEDHDMKLYLDAIKQWNCDF